Within Pungitius pungitius chromosome 18, fPunPun2.1, whole genome shotgun sequence, the genomic segment AAAATCTCAGGAAATCACACTGCTGCAGTTTTTGGGTTAGTCTACTCGACAAGTTGGTGTTAAGTGTCTATGACGTTTCAGTGTGCTGTTCTCTTtgtaaccgtgtgtgtgtgtgtgtgttcaggaggcAGAGCGAAGGCCACCTCCAGTCGAGGTCCTCCTCGTGCGCTTCTCAGACCCAAAGACAGTCTGCAACACCTTCCTGTCCAGATCCCTCACCGCCTGGACCTAACTACAAGCAGGTTGTCTGCACCTGCTGCAGGTACGGATAGACAACCAGTTAGAAAAATAGctttttacttcctgtttacaccTACATTTTAGTATGCATCATATCATTTCTATATGATTCTTGTAACTCCTGTGCATAAGATTTCATCCCTTTTTCAGGCTAAAGCAGCATTTTTCAGagtttaaagacatttaaagttCACCACTatggcccttttttttgttgaaataagTCAGATCCTTTTTGTAGATCATGTATGGTGTgactgattttttatttatttatttttttaggtctGACTTGTATTCCAATGAGAGCGGCAAGAGAGGGCGGTGGGGATGAGTGCATCTGTATCCTCCAGCTGACGGAGGCAGGGGACATCTTCTACCATAACCTGGAGTCAGAGCTGACGGAGGCcgctccacctcctgcagcagaagacgctcaaacagcagccccaacTTCAGGGGCGGCGGCAGTCCACCAGCGGCCTATGCTGGTCGTATCGGAGACGTTGAGCGACAAGAACGTGATTGGACCAACCCAGGGCCCGTCAGGGGCCAAAACACTGGAGGAGGAGCAAGATGTGCACTCTGACTCCTCCCAGGACTCGGAGCCCCGACACAGGGGTCGCTTCAATGCTTACTTTGGTCTGAAGGTCATGGTCAACAGTGACCCCGAGCTGGATCGAGGTATTGAGGTACCGGATCGCAGAGATGACACTGAGGAGACCGGCAGGGTGGAGAACACTGGCGGGGTGGAGAACACCGGTGACGGGGTCTCTGTCAGCTTGGGTGCCGCAGAGTGTCGGCCTCCGCCAAAGCTCAGCAACGAGGCTCTCGTCGTGTGGAAACATTGGCTCCAGAAGTTGGTGCAGAGGAATCGCAAGAAGGGGCCCGCCCGTTGGCGCTGTCAGCAGCACCAGGCAGTCCCAACCGAGGCCCTCCTCCCATCGGGCAGTGTGGCGAGGGATCCCACTGAAGGGGCCCGAGTGCAGAGCCTGAGGGGCGACCTGAGAGCGTGCATGGCCAAGCGAGCCCTGCTGCTCCACGCTGCAGTCTCCGCCCCCCTGGAGGCTCCGCCCATGGTGGCAGTACCCGGCGCTGTGGAAACAGAAGCCTGGCTGGACAATATCAGCCAGCGTTTGACTGTGTCCTGGCAGGGCGAGGATGCGTGGCTGGCATGGTGGAGGGAGCATCTGGGTCTGAACCGGGAGGACAAGGTGAAGGCcctgaagagaaagaggaggtgggAGAAGGACTTGAGGAGAGCTGCGGGCCGGCGCATGGATCTGTCCGGGAGCTTCACCTCCTCAGTCAGCTACCAGTCAGAGCTGAGCGACTTCTCTGACACGTCGGGCTGGTCCTCCGTCTTGAGCCAGGGGACGTGGTCAGAGAACCAGGAGAGACTGTCCCAGGCAGACAGCTCTCTGGAGGACAGGACTCCCAGAGCCACCACACCCACCACACCGCCCGCCACACAAACTTGCACGCCAGTTGCCGTGCCGACAACCACGCCAGGTGACCAGCAGACTACCAGTAACGCCCTGTCCCAGACGCCAAGACGGGATTCCACACCATCCAATCAGAGGAGACCGAAGCGTCCAGCAGACGACTACCTCCACGTTCTGTTTGCTCCACAGGTGAGAGGGAGGTGTTGAGCTAACGGCCTCGACCGATGTAGAGCTACTGCTGAGTTCCAGCTGTGCTCATTACTGGTCCTTTGTGGTTCTGGTGACAAGGGTTGAGCTCTACAGGTTGTGGTGTGTTAAATAAATGACTCCCCGCTGTGTTTCTAGGATGAGGCCCCGCAGCACGATGGTTATTTCCAGGGAGGGGAGAGCGCCACGCACCAATCGGCACCACCACCGCCGCGCAGGGCCCAGTCCTCCGCCCTGGGCAACCTCTGGCTGCACCTGTCACAGGACGCCACCCACTCTCAGCCTCAGACCCTCTCCCAGAGTTCAAGGGGGCGCCCGGGCTCGTCACAGACGTCGCAGCCAAAGAAGAAGTCTCGGATGGGATTTTGATCGGAACTCACTCTTCCTGTGACGTGGATTAAACAGTGTTCCTGCAGACTGGATCTAACGGGGCAAGAAGACTGCAGACCAGTTTGGTAGGACTGAATGaaagttctgtgtgtgtgtgcgcgataTAATGAGGCTTTCACTGGTTAATGCGGTGACTCCCTCAGAGATGAACACTGCTGTCTTATTCTCAGCTGAAGGGTCAATAGATGACTAGAGGACGTTGATCTCTGGATGGCAGAAGAGTTAAAATATGAAGTTAAAAGTAGTAGGAAactcatttttaaatggatcccTATCAAagtataatttttttttccaacttcaAACTCTTGTGGGTGTATGTTCAGTGCCCTATTGTGCAGTTCTTTCACAAAAGTCCCTCAGTTTGTTTGATGTAATAAACAAGAGCAACAATACATCTAAAAGCTTTAAAGTTCTTTCTGATTAGGAAGATGGTTTGAACAATCCTCCAAGTTGCGACTGTGATTTTAGACAAGAATATTGGTGAAATTCTATCAAATGAGCATTTGAATAGAATTACACCGACATAGCCATTTCTAGACCCTAAACCTTTGCCATACACCAACCATTTTCATATTTTGATTTAGAAGTTATGACTTGATTAATTATATTTCATGCTAACATATCCAGATCATCTAGTTGCATTTGTGTGAAGACAATGATCCCAGCAGcttgttaaaaaatacaatttttactAAGATTGACTTTTTCAGTACAGGTGACAAATAACTTAATATCTACAAAGAactattaacattttttttttttgtacagcatTTAcaattttacatgtttttttagaCGTTTTTTTCTTACCCACTATACACCATTCTCAGATTCAAACAGCTACATCctaacatttttactttaaatagaAACCAGGGTcgtacatgaacacacatccaCAAACACTCTGAACATTTCTTCATACCAAACAGCCTTTCCCTCTGAGCAAAGGCACGTCCCCCTGACTGAATACTCGGTGAAAAGTTTGACACAAACGGCAGCCCAGTGTGCCCATCTAACACTTCAAAGGGAAAAGAACACTGTGCAAATGAAGGGATGTGTTCACTCGCTGCACTTCCTGTTATGCACAAAAATGAAGGGTCACTCAATAACTTAATATcctcagcaggaaaaaaaaacaccctttcATTAGCAGTGAAAGGAAAatccatttttcattaaataaatacaacattttggCAAACAGATCCTGGTGACTACGTGAAGTGTTTGAGGCCTGAGGTGGAGACGTTTCTGACAGGAGGATCTGTTTGTGCATACTTCCAATCTTTCCCTCCTGGAATGGGACATCACCAACACGTCTACACACAAACTACCAGCGCCACAGCTCATTAATAAATTAAAGATTCCAGGTGAagcagtgaggggggggtgggggtgtcagACGTGGCGGTGTGGTGGACGGCGGAGGTGCAGAGGGAAGAAGGCCCCGTCTGCGTCGCTGCCCAGAGAACTGCTGAGGGACTCCTCGCCTGAGCTCATCATGTCCTCAcatgagtcctcactgcagagacacacagggggAGGGTTGGGCTGTCAGTTAATTCACTCACATGATAAGCTGAGCTCAGTTTCTAATGTTGGGGTGAAAACAATAATCTGTTGCCGTGGTTACATCTCATCGCAGTGACAGATCCCGAACTTAAACCTGTATACTTCATGGAGGAAAGTGGGTAGAGGCCAGATGGTTGTAAATCATCTGTCATGATGTTACTGACAACAGAACCGTCCGGCATAAGATTCACACAAGTAAccaaaagtttaaaatgaagGAAGAATGTGTTTTATGTAGATTAAAGTTAACATTGGTCATACTTTTACTATTACTAGGACTAAACCAGAAGTAAATGCTAGAGGAACTGATTTGATCCTGCTGGAGCGTGTGAACATTGATGTCACACTGGGACAGAATAAATGTGTCATCACCTGATTTCAGGTGCTGTCTGACTCTGCGTACAGGGCTGGAGGGtcagatgtgttttttattggatGCAAACAGCCCTATAATCCTTGATCAGTGTCTCCCTGTGCGTGGGTTTTTTCGTCTACACCAGTTACCTAAATGCCAGGTCCTCTGCT encodes:
- the taf1c gene encoding TATA box-binding protein-associated factor RNA polymerase I subunit C isoform X1; amino-acid sequence: MDYQFPQQLFPSHYTEGPPDLVLKHCAGNWGSYDRVLPQGSSGPPSSWTFTARHQAKGETWRLTEPIPVPLLSPKSCFLLPLEPPNPLNFTEHMKNFYLDHCQDAFGFMGEMLSENLIQPPQKRYTRKSVYGVRSALDMMKMGPRSSCSKSLAAFGALLYDVVPAVPTELLGSLLHEELMEQRDSALFSEGATGGALAFVPFPQGGSEPQSGCLLYPGNPGLDRLNFHRVELQHSRGGSSCVDVSSSDPFSFQLKGPVRQISCASLFNDCCVAVRSDHLCGVWRFSKQDAPRLLQVVNTREVATCVSVSPHILGEVLVASESGAVDLWHVGKGMQRVRHEDSNLYFNAKSLWRWGEFSAHPRVMVYADRTGVELTDIRESPVSSHTLFRISNTSECRSGERLVLSTYLGDVHTFQHLVTTQCSAYIIDERFPCIAMLKWDHMMKSPPMFCHVVCDSASSGSAVGGAGATKVLLGSQKSQEITLLQFLGGRAKATSSRGPPRALLRPKDSLQHLPVQIPHRLDLTTSRLSAPAAGLTCIPMRAAREGGGDECICILQLTEAGDIFYHNLESELTEAAPPPAAEDAQTAAPTSGAAAVHQRPMLVVSETLSDKNVIGPTQGPSGAKTLEEEQDVHSDSSQDSEPRHRGRFNAYFGLKVMVNSDPELDRGIEVPDRRDDTEETGRVENTGGVENTGDGVSVSLGAAECRPPPKLSNEALVVWKHWLQKLVQRNRKKGPARWRCQQHQAVPTEALLPSGSVARDPTEGARVQSLRGDLRACMAKRALLLHAAVSAPLEAPPMVAVPGAVETEAWLDNISQRLTVSWQGEDAWLAWWREHLGLNREDKVKALKRKRRWEKDLRRAAGRRMDLSGSFTSSVSYQSELSDFSDTSGWSSVLSQGTWSENQERLSQADSSLEDRTPRATTPTTPPATQTCTPVAVPTTTPGDQQTTSNALSQTPRRDSTPSNQRRPKRPADDYLHVLFAPQDEAPQHDGYFQGGESATHQSAPPPPRRAQSSALGNLWLHLSQDATHSQPQTLSQSSRGRPGSSQTSQPKKKSRMGF
- the taf1c gene encoding TATA box-binding protein-associated factor RNA polymerase I subunit C isoform X2, whose protein sequence is MTESSLSSGPPSSWTFTARHQAKGETWRLTEPIPVPLLSPKSCFLLPLEPPNPLNFTEHMKNFYLDHCQDAFGFMGEMLSENLIQPPQKRYTRKSVYGVRSALDMMKMGPRSSCSKSLAAFGALLYDVVPAVPTELLGSLLHEELMEQRDSALFSEGATGGALAFVPFPQGGSEPQSGCLLYPGNPGLDRLNFHRVELQHSRGGSSCVDVSSSDPFSFQLKGPVRQISCASLFNDCCVAVRSDHLCGVWRFSKQDAPRLLQVVNTREVATCVSVSPHILGEVLVASESGAVDLWHVGKGMQRVRHEDSNLYFNAKSLWRWGEFSAHPRVMVYADRTGVELTDIRESPVSSHTLFRISNTSECRSGERLVLSTYLGDVHTFQHLVTTQCSAYIIDERFPCIAMLKWDHMMKSPPMFCHVVCDSASSGSAVGGAGATKVLLGSQKSQEITLLQFLGGRAKATSSRGPPRALLRPKDSLQHLPVQIPHRLDLTTSRLSAPAAGLTCIPMRAAREGGGDECICILQLTEAGDIFYHNLESELTEAAPPPAAEDAQTAAPTSGAAAVHQRPMLVVSETLSDKNVIGPTQGPSGAKTLEEEQDVHSDSSQDSEPRHRGRFNAYFGLKVMVNSDPELDRGIEVPDRRDDTEETGRVENTGGVENTGDGVSVSLGAAECRPPPKLSNEALVVWKHWLQKLVQRNRKKGPARWRCQQHQAVPTEALLPSGSVARDPTEGARVQSLRGDLRACMAKRALLLHAAVSAPLEAPPMVAVPGAVETEAWLDNISQRLTVSWQGEDAWLAWWREHLGLNREDKVKALKRKRRWEKDLRRAAGRRMDLSGSFTSSVSYQSELSDFSDTSGWSSVLSQGTWSENQERLSQADSSLEDRTPRATTPTTPPATQTCTPVAVPTTTPGDQQTTSNALSQTPRRDSTPSNQRRPKRPADDYLHVLFAPQDEAPQHDGYFQGGESATHQSAPPPPRRAQSSALGNLWLHLSQDATHSQPQTLSQSSRGRPGSSQTSQPKKKSRMGF
- the taf1c gene encoding TATA box-binding protein-associated factor RNA polymerase I subunit C isoform X3, with amino-acid sequence MKNFYLDHCQDAFGFMGEMLSENLIQPPQKRYTRKSVYGVRSALDMMKMGPRSSCSKSLAAFGALLYDVVPAVPTELLGSLLHEELMEQRDSALFSEGATGGALAFVPFPQGGSEPQSGCLLYPGNPGLDRLNFHRVELQHSRGGSSCVDVSSSDPFSFQLKGPVRQISCASLFNDCCVAVRSDHLCGVWRFSKQDAPRLLQVVNTREVATCVSVSPHILGEVLVASESGAVDLWHVGKGMQRVRHEDSNLYFNAKSLWRWGEFSAHPRVMVYADRTGVELTDIRESPVSSHTLFRISNTSECRSGERLVLSTYLGDVHTFQHLVTTQCSAYIIDERFPCIAMLKWDHMMKSPPMFCHVVCDSASSGSAVGGAGATKVLLGSQKSQEITLLQFLGGRAKATSSRGPPRALLRPKDSLQHLPVQIPHRLDLTTSRLSAPAAGLTCIPMRAAREGGGDECICILQLTEAGDIFYHNLESELTEAAPPPAAEDAQTAAPTSGAAAVHQRPMLVVSETLSDKNVIGPTQGPSGAKTLEEEQDVHSDSSQDSEPRHRGRFNAYFGLKVMVNSDPELDRGIEVPDRRDDTEETGRVENTGGVENTGDGVSVSLGAAECRPPPKLSNEALVVWKHWLQKLVQRNRKKGPARWRCQQHQAVPTEALLPSGSVARDPTEGARVQSLRGDLRACMAKRALLLHAAVSAPLEAPPMVAVPGAVETEAWLDNISQRLTVSWQGEDAWLAWWREHLGLNREDKVKALKRKRRWEKDLRRAAGRRMDLSGSFTSSVSYQSELSDFSDTSGWSSVLSQGTWSENQERLSQADSSLEDRTPRATTPTTPPATQTCTPVAVPTTTPGDQQTTSNALSQTPRRDSTPSNQRRPKRPADDYLHVLFAPQDEAPQHDGYFQGGESATHQSAPPPPRRAQSSALGNLWLHLSQDATHSQPQTLSQSSRGRPGSSQTSQPKKKSRMGF